CTGAATCATCTGGGCATAGCTGGAATACACCCCGGTCCAATCCCATTCAGCCCCCGTCAAATAGCCATTGGGGGCAACGGCAGCCTGGTTGACGGCGTTGCCACTGCAAAAAATGCCACGCTTTTCAGCGGTTTCCATCACCACCTTGGCGTTGTCCACGTTGCAGGTGACCACATCAATGCCCTGATCCGCCATGCTGTTGACGGCTTCTGCCTCTTTCACCGAGTCAGTCCATTCCCCCGTGATGATGAGCTGCGTGGTCGCCTCCGGGTTGACCGAGCGCGCCCCCAGCATCCAGCTATTGAGGGTGCGGACGATGCGGGGAATGGGTTTTGCCATCACAAAGCCGAGCTTGCTCGTTTGCGACGTGTGGGCGGCCACGATGCCCGCAATGTAGTAGGCCTGATCGATGAAGCCAAAATAGCTGCCGACGTTGGCAGGATGGTTGCCCTCTTCGTAGAGGGTGCCACAGTGGAAAAATTGCACCTCCGGAAATTCCTCGGCCAGTTCCAAAATGTGGGGGTCAAAGTAACCAAAGGAGGTGGGAAACAGGACTTTAGCGCCATCCTGGACAATCATGCCGCGCATCGTTTCGGCTACAGCCGCCGTTTCGGGTACACTGGCTTCTTCAACCACTTTGATGCCGGGGAGCTGAGACACCCCAGCGGC
The Leptolyngbya sp. CCY15150 genome window above contains:
- a CDS encoding BMP family ABC transporter substrate-binding protein, giving the protein MTDHRYPLTRRQLLYSLLATGALGVTSQLGACSPTSPPSSDTSEAPPADGEAEPLVMGFIYVGPKDDYGWNQAHAEGAAGVSQLPGIKVVEEASVPETAAVAETMRGMIVQDGAKVLFPTSFGYFDPHILELAEEFPEVQFFHCGTLYEEGNHPANVGSYFGFIDQAYYIAGIVAAHTSQTSKLGFVMAKPIPRIVRTLNSWMLGARSVNPEATTQLIITGEWTDSVKEAEAVNSMADQGIDVVTCNVDNAKVVMETAEKRGIFCSGNAVNQAAVAPNGYLTGAEWDWTGVYSSYAQMIQEGKTLMNGEIPHLYLGGLKDNFVKLSPYGAAVSDQAKQDAETAKASLLDGSLIVYKGEMKDNTGTVVIPSGTEYPDGTPELEKMDWLVEGVIGQITA